In Fundidesulfovibrio putealis DSM 16056, a genomic segment contains:
- the ettA gene encoding energy-dependent translational throttle protein EttA, whose product MSNEPNKIIYSMIKVSKFHDKKPILSNISLSYFYGAKIGVLGMNGSGKSTLLKILAGVDKDFQGETVLAPGYTIGYLEQEPQLDETRTVREIVEEGVAETMALVKEFEEINARFAEPMDDDEMNALIERQGQVQEKLDAVNAWDIDSRLDMAMDALRCPPPDTLVKVISGGEKRRVALCRLLLKQPDILLLDEPTNHLDAETVAWLEHHLHSYPGTIIAVTHDRYFLDNVAGWILELDRGRGIPWKGNYSSWLEQKQDRLKNEEKAEDERRKTLERELEWIRMNPKGRHAKSKARVSAYEALAAQDADKVSKDLEIFIPAGPRLGNKVIEVEHVCKAFGDNMLVDDLNFIVPPGAIVGIIGPNGAGKSTLFRMITGVEKPDCGELKLGETVVLAHVDQSRDALKPDMSVWEAISEGKDTIPLGKREVNSRAYVSRFGMTGPDQQKKVGVLSGGERNRVFLARMLKSGANVILLDEPTNDLDVNTMRALEDALVNFAGCALIISHDRWFLDRVATHILAFEGDSKALWFDGNYSEYEADRKERLGKEADQPHRIKYRKFSRA is encoded by the coding sequence ATGAGCAACGAACCCAACAAGATCATCTATTCCATGATCAAGGTTTCCAAGTTTCACGACAAGAAACCAATCCTTTCAAATATTTCGCTGTCCTACTTCTACGGCGCGAAGATCGGCGTGCTGGGCATGAACGGCTCGGGCAAGTCCACGCTCCTGAAGATCCTGGCCGGGGTGGACAAGGATTTCCAGGGCGAAACCGTACTCGCGCCGGGTTACACCATCGGCTATCTGGAGCAGGAGCCCCAGCTCGACGAAACCAGGACCGTCCGCGAGATCGTGGAGGAGGGCGTGGCCGAGACCATGGCCCTGGTCAAGGAGTTCGAGGAGATCAACGCCAGATTCGCAGAGCCCATGGACGACGACGAGATGAACGCCCTCATCGAGCGCCAGGGCCAGGTGCAGGAGAAGCTGGACGCCGTCAACGCCTGGGACATCGACTCGCGCCTGGACATGGCCATGGACGCCCTGCGCTGTCCGCCGCCCGACACCCTGGTCAAGGTGATCTCCGGCGGCGAGAAGCGCCGCGTGGCACTGTGCCGCCTGCTGCTCAAGCAGCCCGACATCCTGCTGCTGGACGAACCCACCAACCACCTGGACGCCGAGACCGTGGCCTGGCTGGAGCACCATCTGCACAGCTATCCCGGCACCATCATCGCCGTCACCCACGACCGCTACTTCCTGGACAATGTGGCGGGCTGGATTCTGGAGCTGGACCGGGGCCGGGGCATTCCCTGGAAGGGCAACTACTCTTCCTGGCTTGAGCAGAAGCAGGACCGCCTGAAGAACGAGGAAAAGGCCGAGGACGAGCGCCGCAAGACACTGGAACGCGAGCTCGAGTGGATCAGGATGAACCCCAAGGGCCGCCACGCCAAGAGCAAGGCCCGCGTCAGCGCTTACGAGGCCCTGGCCGCCCAGGACGCCGACAAGGTTTCCAAGGATCTGGAAATATTCATCCCCGCAGGTCCCCGCCTGGGCAACAAGGTCATCGAGGTCGAGCACGTGTGCAAGGCCTTCGGCGACAACATGCTGGTGGACGACCTCAACTTCATCGTCCCGCCCGGAGCGATCGTCGGCATCATCGGCCCCAACGGCGCGGGCAAGTCCACCTTGTTCCGGATGATCACCGGCGTCGAGAAGCCCGACTGCGGTGAGCTCAAGCTCGGTGAGACCGTGGTGTTGGCCCACGTGGACCAGTCCCGCGACGCGCTCAAGCCCGACATGAGCGTCTGGGAGGCCATCAGCGAAGGCAAGGACACCATCCCCCTGGGCAAGCGCGAGGTGAACTCGCGCGCCTACGTGTCCCGCTTCGGCATGACCGGCCCTGATCAGCAGAAGAAGGTCGGCGTGCTCTCCGGCGGTGAGCGCAACCGCGTGTTCCTGGCCCGCATGCTCAAAAGCGGCGCCAACGTCATCCTTCTGGACGAACCTACCAACGACCTGGACGTGAACACCATGCGCGCCCTGGAAGACGCGTTGGTGAACTTTGCGGGCTGCGCGCTCATCATCAGCCACGACCGCTGGTTCCTGGACCGCGTGGCCACGCATATCCTGGCTTTCGAGGGCGATTCCAAGGCCCTCTGGTTCGACGGCAACTACTCCGAGTACGAGGCCGACCGGAAGGAGCGCCTGGGCAAGGAGGCCGACCAGCCCCACAGGATCAAGTACCGCAAGTTCAGTCGCGCTTAA
- a CDS encoding delta(1)-pyrroline-2-carboxylate reductase family protein → MKVYDAAATAALLPYVPLSEEIAGVLAAKSRGELNVPERLSLPLPGGGVLLVMPATDGVLAVTKLITVSPGNPALGLPLIQGEVDVMRAATGERLGLLDGPEVTARRTAGASLLAAELLAPEPQGPLLVIGSGVQALSHSMAFHAGLGVQELFVCARDGAKAEALAERLRGAGVPARSVARPEDVLDRATLIVTATNSPTPVIPETVRDDVFIAAIGSFSPERAEIPASLVRRCRLFTDSLEGARTEAGDLLLAGVDWAEVTPLEQMCIARSSHGCPGRPGDVALAHQGPVLYKAVGCAALDLAAARLACQRG, encoded by the coding sequence GTGAAAGTATATGATGCGGCGGCCACTGCCGCCCTGTTGCCCTATGTCCCCTTGAGCGAGGAAATTGCGGGCGTCCTTGCCGCGAAGAGCAGAGGCGAATTGAACGTGCCCGAGCGGTTGAGTCTGCCATTGCCGGGCGGCGGGGTGCTGTTGGTGATGCCCGCAACTGATGGGGTGCTGGCCGTCACCAAGCTGATAACGGTCAGCCCCGGAAATCCCGCCCTGGGTTTGCCGCTCATCCAGGGCGAGGTGGACGTGATGCGCGCCGCCACGGGCGAGCGCCTGGGGCTTTTGGACGGCCCGGAGGTCACGGCCCGGCGCACTGCTGGCGCGTCGCTCCTGGCGGCGGAGCTGCTGGCTCCTGAGCCGCAGGGGCCGCTTCTGGTGATCGGCTCCGGGGTGCAGGCCTTGTCGCACTCCATGGCCTTCCACGCGGGCCTGGGCGTGCAGGAGCTGTTCGTCTGCGCGCGGGATGGCGCGAAGGCCGAAGCCCTGGCCGAGCGCCTGCGCGGGGCGGGCGTCCCGGCGCGGAGTGTGGCGCGACCTGAAGACGTGTTGGACCGGGCCACGCTCATCGTCACGGCCACCAACAGCCCGACGCCGGTCATTCCTGAAACTGTGCGCGATGACGTATTCATAGCGGCAATCGGGTCCTTCAGCCCGGAGCGGGCTGAAATCCCGGCGTCCCTGGTCCGCCGTTGCCGCCTGTTCACGGACAGCCTGGAGGGCGCGCGCACCGAAGCCGGAGACCTCCTCCTGGCAGGCGTTGACTGGGCGGAGGTCACGCCGCTGGAACAGATGTGCATCGCGCGGAGCAGCCATGGCTGCCCAGGAAGGCCGGGAGATGTCGCGCTTGCGCATCAAGGCCCTGTGCTCTACAAGGCCGTGGGCTGCGCTGCGCTTGATCTTGCCGCCGCACGGCTGGCTTGTCAAAGAGGCTAG